The following are from one region of the Corylus avellana chromosome ca1, CavTom2PMs-1.0 genome:
- the LOC132173544 gene encoding cinnamoyl-CoA reductase CAD2-like, translating to MAIIYDPKKTEHFFAFDGAKERLHLFKANLLEEGSFDSAVAGCEGVFHTASPLLLSATDLQAELIDPVVKGTINVLRSCAKVPSVKRVILTSSMVAVTYNGKPLTFDVVVDETWFSDALFCEKLKSWYMVSKTLAEEAAWRFAKENEIDLVSINPGFVIGPFLQPTLNFTTEEILKLINGTLYS from the exons ATGGCCATAATTT ATGATCCAAAGAAAACAGAACACTTCTTTGCATTTGATGGAGCTAAGGAAAGACTTCATTTGTTCAAAGCTAATTTATTGGAAGAAGGATCTTTTGATTCTGCAGTTGCTGGATGTGAAGGTGTTTTTCATACAGCATCTCCACTACTTCTTTCAGCCACTGATCTACAG GCAGAATTAATTGATCCAGTAGTGAAGGGAACAATTAATGTTCTTAGATCATGTGCAAAAGTTCCTTCTGTCAAGAGAGTGATTTTAACATCCTCCATGGTTGCAGTCACATATAATGGAAAACCTCTGACCTTTGATGTGGTAGTTGATGAGACCTGGTTTTCAGATGCACTGTTTTGTGAGAAATTGAAG AGTTGGTATATGGTTTCAAAAACTTTAGCTGAGGAAGCTGCTTGGAGATTTGCAAAAGAGAACGAAATTGATTTGGTTTCAATAAATCCAGGGTTTGTGATTGGTCCTTTTCTACAACCAACTCTTAATTTTACCACAGAGGAGATTCTGAAACTTATAAATGGTACTCTTTACTCTTGA
- the LOC132173536 gene encoding phenylacetaldehyde reductase-like, giving the protein MSTRGAGKVVRVTGASGYIASWLAKLLLQRGYTVKATVRDPNDPKKTEHFFAFDGAKERLHLFKANLLEEGSFDSAVAGCEGVFHTASPLLLSATDLQAELIDPAVKGTINVLRSCAKVPSVKRVILTSSMVAVTYNGKPLTLDVVVDETWFSDALFCEKLKSWYMVSKTLAEEAAWRFAKENEIDLVSINPGFVIGPFLQPTLNFTTEEILKLINGDQTFPNSFYRFVDIRDVANAHIQALEVPSATGRYCLVETVIHCSEVMKLLHKLYPTLCHPGK; this is encoded by the exons ATGAGTACTCGTGGAGCAGGGAAGGTAGTGCGTGTGACTGGTGCTTCCGGTTATATAGCTTCATGGCTTGCGAAGCTCTTGCTCCAACGTGGGTACACAGTCAAAGCCACTGTCAGGGACCCAA ATGATCCAAAGAAAACAGAACACTTCTTTGCATTTGATGGAGCTAAGGAAAGACTTCATTTGTTCAAAGCTAATTTATTGGAAGAAGGATCTTTTGATTCTGCAGTTGCTGGATGTGAAGGTGTTTTTCATACAGCATCTCCACTACTTCTTTCAGCCACTGATCTACAG GCAGAATTAATTGATCCAGCAGTGAAGGGAACAATTAATGTTCTTAGATCATGTGCAAAAGTTCCTTCTGTCAAGAGAGTGATTTTAACATCCTCCATGGTTGCAGTCACATATAATGGAAAACCTCTGACCTTGGATGTGGTAGTTGATGAGACCTGGTTTTCAGATGCACTGTTTTGTGAGAAATTGAAG AGTTGGTATATGGTTTCAAAAACTTTAGCTGAGGAAGCTGCTTGGAGATTTGCAAAAGAGAACGAAATTGATTTGGTTTCAATAAATCCAGGGTTTGTGATTGGTCCTTTTCTACAACCAACTCTTAATTTTACCACAGAGGAGATTCTGAAACTTATAAATG GAGATCAAACATTTCCCAATTCATTCTATAGATTTGTCGATATTAGAGATGTTGCAAATGCACATATTCAAGCACTTGAAGTTCCTTCAGCCACAGGCAGATATTGTTTAGTTGAAACCGTTATACACTGTTCTGAGGTTATGAAGCTTTTGCATAAACTGTACCCCACTTTGTGCCATCCAGGAAAGTAA
- the LOC132185233 gene encoding phenylacetaldehyde reductase-like — protein sequence MSGAEKVVCVTGASGHIASWVVKLLLQRGYTVKATVRDPNDSKKTKHLLALDGAKERLHLFKADLVEEGSFDSAVDGCEGVFHTASPVLFSSTDPQAEIIDPAVKGTINVLRSCAKVPSVKRVIVTSSLAAVAYNGKPLTLDVVVDETWFSDALFCEKLKNWYMVSKTLAEEAAWRFAKENEIDLVTINPGFAIGPFLQPTLNLTMEEILKLIDGAQTFPNSFYKFVDIRDVANAHIQALEVPSATGRYCLVETVVHSSEAIKILHKLYPTLRLPEKCDDTPSMPGYQVSKEKAKSLGINFIPLEVTLRDTVESLKENGFLSF from the exons atgagtGGAGCAGAGAAGGTGGTGTGCGTGACTGGAGCTTCAGGCCACATAGCTTCATGGGTGGTGAAGCTCCTTCTTCAACGTGGGTATACTGTCAAAGCTACAGTTCGTGACCCAA atgattcaaagaaaacaaaacacttGCTTGCCCTTGATGGAGCTAAGGAAAGACTTCATTTGTTCAAAGCTGATTTAGTCGAAGAAGGATCGTTTGATTCTGCAGTTGATGGATGTGAAGGTGTTTTTCATACAGCATCTCCTGTACTATTTTCATCCACTGATCCACAG GCAGAAATAATTGATCCAGCAGTGAAGGGAACAATTAACGTTCTTAGATCATGTGCAAAAGTTCCTTCAGTCAAGAGAGTGATTGTAACATCCTCTCTGGCTGCAGTCGCATATAATGGAAAACCACTGACTTTGGATGTGGTAGTTGATGAGACCTGGTTTTCAGATGCACTTTTTTGTGAGAAATTGAAG AATTGGTATATGGTTTCAAAAACTTTAGCTGAGGAAGCTGCTTGGAGATTTGCAAAAGAGAACGAAATTGACCTGGTTACAATAAATCCAGGGTTTGCAATTGGTCCTTTCTTACAACCAACTCTTAATCTTACCATGGAGGAGATTCTGAAACTTATAGATG GAGCTCAAACATTTCCCAATTCATTCTATAAATTTGTTGATATTAGAGATGTTGCAAATGCTCATATTCAAGCACTTGAAGTTCCTTCAGCCACAGGCAGATATTGTTTAGTTGAAACCGTTGTACACAGTTCTGAGGCTATCAAGATTTTGCATAAACTGTACCCCACTTTGCGCCTTCCTGAAAA ATGTGATGACACGCCTTCCATGCCAGGATACCAGGTATCCAAGGAGAAAGCAAAAAGTTTGGGTATCAACTTCATTCCTCTGGAGGTGACTCTTAGGGACactgttgaaagcttaaaggagAATGGCTTCCTCAGTTTCTGA
- the LOC132185228 gene encoding phenylacetaldehyde reductase-like → MHAGDQTFPNSFYRFVDIRDVANAHIQALEVPSATGRYCLVETVIHCSEVMKLLHKLYPTLCHPGKCDDKPSIAGYQVSKEKAKSLGINFIPLEVTLKDTVENLKQKGFLSF, encoded by the exons ATGCATGCAGGAGATCAAACATTTCCCAATTCATTCTATAGATTTGTCGATATTAGAGATGTTGCAAATGCACATATTCAAGCACTTGAAGTTCCTTCAGCCACAGGCAGATATTGTTTAGTTGAAACCGTTATACACTGTTCTGAGGTTATGAAGCTTTTGCATAAACTGTACCCCACTTTGTGCCATCCAGGAAA ATGTGATGACAAGCCTTCCATAGCAGGATATCAGGTATCCAAGGAGAAAGCAAAAAGTTTGGGTATCAACTTCATTCCTTTGGAGGTGACCCTTAAGGATACTGTTGAAAACTTGAAGCAAAAGGGCTTCCTCAGTTTCTGA